TATGTGAGAGAGAAAATCAAACCTGAGCGCGACAAGAACAACGACCGCCGCCGACGGACTTATTGGTGGCAACTGGGACGAGCGGGTACCGAGCTGAAGCAGGCGACAAGTGCCCTGCCACGCTTCATCGGTATTCCCCGTGTTGCAAAGCATCTACTCCCGGTCTGGCTCCCTGCTGGAACGTTGCCAGACAGCCAGGTGGTTTCTATCGCCCGCGATGATGACTTTACATTCGGCGTTCTCGCGTCCAGCATTCATCGGGTCTGGGCCAGAGCGCAGGGCACCTATATGGGCGTCGGGAACGATCTGCGTTACACCCCATCCACCACGTTCGAGACCTTCCCTTTCCCTGAAACCACCGCCGAGCAGCGCAGTGACATCGAGAAGTGGGCGCGCTACGTGGTGCAGGTGCGTGGGCATCTGCTGACCCAGGACCCGAAAGCCACGCTGACGGGTCTCTACAACGAGGTAGGGCACCTGCAGGAGACGCCGGACGCCGCCAATCCGGTGGCCGCCCTGGTCACCGCCCACGCCCGCCTGGACTCGGCGGTGACCGCCGCCTATGGCTGGGAGTGGCCGCTCGCCGAGGATGAACTGCTGGCCCGGCTGCTGGCGTTGAACTTGGAGCGGGCAGCAAGCCGATAGAAAATAAGGCTCTCACCTGCCCACGCCGAGGCGCAGTGGGGTGGGACTCTTTTGGTTTAATCTTCTGCACTCTGGCCACCCACCATCCGCTGATCTCCTGCGGTGGATCCGTCTCGTCGAAGCGGTGGACTTCCACGGTCAGCGCCCCACCATCCAACACCCAGCAGTCCCGCGAGGGCTCTCCCAGCCACCAGCGGCCCCCAGCCCGGTACGCATCGTGCTCGCGCGTCACCTGGGAGGTCCGGTGACGCCAGTGCAGCAAAACCGGTTTGCCCTGTTCGTTGAGGGCCACGCCGCACCGTTCCTGGACGGCCCGCACGCGCAGAGGGTAGCCTGGGAGAAATGAATCTGGACGAAGCGCTCCAAACGCTCAGAGGAACTGCCCTGGCAGACGGGCGAGTCTGGTACGCCCGCTGCATGAATCCGTCCTTCACCACGCTCGAACGCCAGTACTGCTCCACAGCCGATGAGGTGATTCAGTGGATGACCCGGTGCGCCAGCGACGCAGGGCAATCGCTTGAACTGGACCTGATCGTGTTGTTCAGCGGCGGCCCGGTCTTCCAGTTTGCTGCGGGGGAGGAGTTGCTCTTCCGGGTGATGCAGCGAAGGCCCAGTCCTCCTCGGCGTTCCTGACGGGCGGGACCCACCGCCGAAGTCCTGCGCTGTGGGTCACTTTCGTCTTGCGGCCCGCAATCCATGCTGCAGGCGTTTCCACGCTTGGGTGCGGAGGGGCGGCATTCTCGGGTTCGCGCGAGGAACTCACCTGTCATGATGCCCCGCGTTATGGAACGCGACGCTCACGCCAGAGCCAACACAGAACAGCTGCGCCTGCTGCTGGAAGACCTGGAGCTGACCACTGCCCAGGCACGCCCTGAGTACACTGCCCCCATGCACCCCGCCGCCCTCACTGTCGCCGAGATCGCCGATCAGCTCGCCCGGATATACGCCGCCGATCAGAGCCTCTCGGATGATGTCCCCACGCCTGAGGAGCGCACGGCCCTGGCCGACTATCTGGGCTGCCACGAGGAGATCAGGCCTGAAGCCTGGGCGGCCTGGGTGGTGGACCTCAATCCGGCCGACTGGGACGCCGCCGAATACTGGCTGGACTTCGAGTTCGTCGAGCCCTGCCCGGAGGCACGGCCCCCCTCAGCACAGCCCCGGCCACGCCACTGACGCCTCCGCGTGCAGCAGTTCCACGAACACCCCGGCCAGCACCGCATCGAAGTGCCGCCCCGCCTGCCTCTCGATCTCCGCCAGCGCCGCCTCATGCGTCCACGCCGCCTTGTACGGCCGCGCACTGATCAGCGCGTCGTATACGTCGCACAGCGCGAACAGCCGCCCCGCCAGACTGATCTCCCGGCCCGCCTTGCCCGCCGGGTAGCCGCCCCCATCCCAGCGTTCGTGATGATCGCGCACCACGTCCAAGGTCACGTCCGGCAGTTCGCCCAGCGCGGCCACCGTCCTGATCCCCTCCTCGACGTGCGAGCGCATCACCGCCCACTCGTCGGCACTCAGCCGGCCCGGCTTGAGCAGCACCGCGTCGGGCACGGCGATCTTGCCGATGTCATGCAGGTACGCCCCCCAGCGCAGCGCCCGGGTCTGCGAGGGCGACCAGCACAGGGCCTCAGCCATCCGCATGGCCAATGCAGCGACGCGGTCCGTGTGGCCCTTGGTCTCGCCGTCCCGGACCTCCAGGGCCACGCCCATGATCCGCAACTGGACCTCACACACCTCGCTGGCCCGCTCAATGGCCGCCAACCGCTGGACCAGGCGCAGTTGGGCCTGGACCAGTTCACCCGCATTCAGGTCCGTAAAGATCCTTTGGGAGCGTCCGTCCGACGTCATGCGGCCAGCATGACCGGAAGAATCTCACAACGCTCTGAATTGGGGGGACTTCATTTGGGCTAAAGGTCAGGCGTGGGCCAGAGCTTCTTCAGTGGGGTGCAGGTGCGGCCACAGCAGCGCCTGCAAGCTGGCCGGGGTGTGCGCCTGCTCGGCGCGCACGCGCAGCAGGGGCAGCCCGGCACACTGGAACGCCGTGTCCTTGACCGCGTCGCGGTGCTGCTGTCGGCTGTTGTCGTGAATCCGGCCGTCCAGTTCGATGGCCGCCACGGGGCGGTGGTCCGGCAGGGCCACGATCAGGAAGTCAACGTGCTTGTCATGTAGGCGAGCGTCTCTGTACCGGACAACTCCATATTGAGAATGTGCTGGACGGCAAATCCCTGAACGTGTGACTGGTTGCGAACCGGCACGACAAATGGCGGTGTCTTGGGTGTGTACCCACGCCAAAACCCGCCGACCTCCAGCGGAGCGAACTGAAGGGCCACTTCAAAGCCTGCGTCCCTTTCCTGCGCCACGACACGCTGCAGCGTGCCCTGGGACATCGTCTTCGCGATGGTCACGGCCAGGAGCGTGAATCAGAGTGACCTGTGTGCTCATCTCCCCGGCACGAGTTCCATCGAAGCGAAGAAACGCCGGGTGGAACGAGGTTGCCGGGATCCTCAGCTCACAGAGCCCGGCTTCCTGGCGTTTCTCCTGGCCTGACTGCCTCCAGGGAAGTTGCTGCTCAGCCTGGACCGCACCTTCTTGGGCAGAACGGACGCCCATGAGGACGCCTGCCCGCACCTGGGAACGTGGGGAATCCCCCCTGAATCTCCTGGTCCTTGGCGTCGTCCTCCACGGGTACACCGTGCCACTCGTCTGGGCCGCGCTGGACCATGACGGCAACAGCGGCACCGTGAAGTGTATTCAGCTGGTCTCACGACTGTTGCAGGCCCTTCCAGCGGCCCGCTGGAAGGGCCTGGGCGCCGACCGAGCATTCATCGGCGGCGAGTGGTTCCGCTTTCTGAGGCGCAAGAACATCAAACGGGCCATCCGCATCCGAAAAAACGCCGTCATCGACGAGCTGCGCGTGGACGAGTGGTTCGGTGATCTGAACGTTGGGGAAGTGCGGTGCCTGGCGGAACGGGCCAACGTCTACGGTGAGGTGATGCAAGTCGTCGCCACCAGGTCCCCTGCAGGGGACCTGGTGGCCATCGCAACGGATTTCAGCGTCTGGGACACCTGTGTGCTGTACCGGGCGCGCTGGACCGTGGAGTGCACCTTCGCGAGCCTCAAGGTCCGCGGCTTTGACCTGGAGCGCACGGGCATCACTCGCCCTGAACGGTTGGAACGTCTCTTCGGGCTGGTCATCCTGGCGTGGGTGAGCGGCCTGCGGGTGGGCGTGTGGCTCCAGGCACAGGGGCCAGTCAAGGTGAAGGCTCATGGCCGGGCGGCCATGAGCCTGGTGCGGTACGGCGCCGAACGTCTCGGCCATGCGCTGCGCTGGATGCTGCCCGAGTTGCTTTGCCTGATCAAGCTGCTGAGGACTCCATTTCCCATGCCAGACGGGGTTTAAAGGAAAGATGTCCGGTACAGAGGTCGGTCAGAAACTCGACGGGCATGGCCTCAGCTCTGGCGCTGCAACAGTCGGGTAATGGTGCTGGGGTGGACTCCAAACAATCGGGCGCACTGCGCCGCAGTGCGCTGCCCGGATTGCACCGATTCGCGGATGTCCTGCTCTTGATGTGGCAGCAGCTTGCGCTTGCGGCCCCCGACACGCCCGGCCAGGCGGGCTTCTTCCAACCCTGCTTTGGTGCGTTCACGGATCATGGCCCGCTCGAACTCCGCGAAGGCCCCCACCATCTGCATCATCATCCGGCCCGCCGGGGTGGTGGTATCAATCGCCTCGGTCAGACTGCGAAACCCCACACCCCGCTCGCCCAGCAGCTC
Above is a window of Deinococcus radiopugnans ATCC 19172 DNA encoding:
- a CDS encoding type IIL restriction-modification enzyme MmeI, which gives rise to MTESQAAGYLAPFEYVREKIKPERDKNNDRRRRTYWWQLGRAGTELKQATSALPRFIGIPRVAKHLLPVWLPAGTLPDSQVVSIARDDDFTFGVLASSIHRVWARAQGTYMGVGNDLRYTPSTTFETFPFPETTAEQRSDIEKWARYVVQVRGHLLTQDPKATLTGLYNEVGHLQETPDAANPVAALVTAHARLDSAVTAAYGWEWPLAEDELLARLLALNLERAASR
- a CDS encoding HD-GYP domain-containing protein, which produces MTSDGRSQRIFTDLNAGELVQAQLRLVQRLAAIERASEVCEVQLRIMGVALEVRDGETKGHTDRVAALAMRMAEALCWSPSQTRALRWGAYLHDIGKIAVPDAVLLKPGRLSADEWAVMRSHVEEGIRTVAALGELPDVTLDVVRDHHERWDGGGYPAGKAGREISLAGRLFALCDVYDALISARPYKAAWTHEAALAEIERQAGRHFDAVLAGVFVELLHAEASVAWPGLC
- a CDS encoding DUF2726 domain-containing protein, whose amino-acid sequence is MALPDHRPVAAIELDGRIHDNSRQQHRDAVKDTAFQCAGLPLLRVRAEQAHTPASLQALLWPHLHPTEEALAHA